The following are encoded together in the Zingiber officinale cultivar Zhangliang chromosome 8A, Zo_v1.1, whole genome shotgun sequence genome:
- the LOC122011357 gene encoding plastocyanin-like has protein sequence MASLTSAAATAPSFAGLKVAARSCGGGGRRTTQPMVVRASLRDAAGLAVVATAASAMVAASNAMAFDVLLGSDTGELAFVPNSFSVASGETIVFKNNAAFPHNVVFDEDEIPKGVDAGGISMGEEDLLNAPGETYSVTLKEKGSYSFYCSPHQGAGMVGKVTVN, from the coding sequence ATGGCCAGCCTCACCTCTGCAGCAGCTACGGCCCCTTCCTTCGCCGGGCTCAAGGTCGCCGCCCGAagctgcggcggcggcggcaggaGAACGACCCAGCCGATGGTGGTCCGGGCGTCGCTGAGGGATGCCGCCGGCTTGGCGGTGGTCGCGACGGCGGCGAGCGCGATGGTGGCGGCGAGCAACGCGATGGCCTTCGACGTGCTGCTGGGTTCCGACACCGGAGAGCTGGCGTTCGTGCCCAACAGCTTCTCGGTGGCGTCGGGGGAGACGATCGTGTTCAAGAACAACGCGGCGTTCCCGCACAACGTCGTGTTCGACGAGGACGAGATCCCGAAGGGGGTCGACGCCGGGGGCATCTCAATGGGGGAGGAAGACCTGCTCAACGCGCCGGGGGAGACCTACTCCGTCACCTTGAAGGAGAAAGGCTCCTACAGCTTCTACTGCTCTCCCCACCAGGGCGCCGGCATGGTCGGAAAAGTCACCGTCAATTAG
- the LOC122012477 gene encoding DDB1- and CUL4-associated factor 8-like, which translates to MVILGKRQRSSDCGILDLYRREVGLLSSRAFSQRAMASKDLVLYLGLDRKLNKHNGCVNTVSLNENGSILVSGSDDQMVILWDWEVGTVRTCFHSGHKNNVFEAHIMPCTDDQTIVTSAADGEVRLAHLREGGQVTTELLAEHDGAIHKVAFEPRNPYVLYSAGEDGLVQHFDLRSKNSTKLFICRSFRRRTTYTSFVSLMAISLDPRNPNCLAVAGADDYARVYDIRKYKWDGSTNYGLPCENFCPPHLIHHTQGITGLSFSDSSELLVSYMNEYIYLFQKDQGLGSNPVSWLSDSHPDDNSNSVPISTSNLSQGIKVYKGHRNRKTVKGVNFYGPNCDYVVSGSDCGRIFIWRKKDGVLLRAMEGDKHVVNCIVSHPHTTMLASSGIEKDIKIWVPNTMEPFKPANLDKKDNDDDEDDEDDDDDDEGKDLEDDDDSYDSDFSDCDDDTEEDVFGDDISSDDADLDYYVHFNNSP; encoded by the exons GATCTTGTTCTGTATTTGGGACTTGACAGAAAGCTTAACAAGCATAATGGCTGTGTAAATACGGTGAGCTTGAATGAGAATGGGAGCATTCTTGTATCAGGATCAGATGATCAAATGGTAATACTGTGGGATTGGGAGGTTGGTACTGTAAGGACTTGCTTCCACTCTGGTCATAAAAACAATGTTTTCGAAGCACACATCATGCCTTGTACGGATGATCAGACAATTGTTACATCTGCTGCAGATGGTGAG GTAAGGCTTGCCCATTTGCGTGAAGGTGGTCAGGTAACTACAGAATTGCTAGCTGAACATGATGGTGCAATCCATAAGGTTGCTTTTGAACCTAGAAATCCCTATGTTCTTTATAGCGCTGGTGAAGATGGTCTAGTTCAGCAT TTTGATCTTAGATCCAAAAATTCAACAAAGCTCTTCATATGCAGATCGTTTAGGAGAAGAACAACTTATACATCATTTGTCAGTCTCATGGCTATTTCATTAGACCCAAGAAATCCAAACTGTCTTGCAGTTGCTGGTGCTGATGACTATGCTCGGGTGTATGACATTCGCAAGTACAAATGGGATGGATCAACTAATTATGGTCTTCCATGTGAAAACTTTTGCCCTCCACATCTGATTCATCACACACAAGGGATAACAGGATTGTCTTTCTCTGATTCAAGTGAGCTGCTGGTCTCTTATATGAATGAATATATCTATCTCTTTCAAAAAGATCAAGGTCTGGGTTCAAATCCTGTCTCCTGGCTTTCTGATAGCCATCCAGATGATAACTCCAATTCAGTTCCAATATCTACATCCAACTTGAGCCAAGGGATTAAGGTGTATAAAGGACATCGTAACAGAAAGACTGTGAAGGGTGTGAATTTCTATGGACCTAATTGTGACTATGTAGTTAGTGGATCCGACTGTGGTCGCATATTTATTTGGAGAAAGAAAGATGGGGTACTTTTACGTGCTATGGAAGGAGATAAACATGTGGTGAACTGTATTGTATCTCACCCTCATACCACCATGCTTGCAAGTTCTGGAATTGAGAAAGACATAAAGATCTGGGTTCCTAACACAATGGAACCTTTCAAACCAGCAAATCTAGATAAG AAAgacaatgatgatgatgaggatgaTGAGGATGACGACGATGATGATGAAGGCAAAGATCTGGAAGATGATGACGACTCTTATGATTCTGATTTCAGTGATTGTGATGATGACACTGAGGAAGATGTCTTTGGCGATGATATTAGTTCCGATGATGCTGACCTGGACTACTATGTTCATTTCAACAATTCGCCGTAA